From Rhizobium sp. BT03, one genomic window encodes:
- a CDS encoding PAS domain-containing protein: MMSVWSHRPRALYLGLFIAAYVLACGFAQSLAIVPGTGISIWPPGGLFIATLILAPRRSWPWWILGGCLAELLSNAIWFYSPLPAAFLIYVGNALEAVVAAWLINRVLKRPAQLETLQEVLAFVVLGAGIAPVVSATVGSATLAWFGIQSQSFVTAWPLWWIGDATGVLIVAPLALAVFHNWRGKTRLSAAQWVEAGVLGLIFLGVAALSLSGYLPFAYIIIPPLLWAAVRFEFKGAAISLALLALITAIFTITGAGQFVGDPESQKHKQIMLQLFLAISAFSALIVAAISRQHQLAVLTLRQSVETLREREQELSQLVDMVPSHVWRLTPEGEPTFFNRRMVDFLGFDVADSDRPGMSLLEAVIHPDDAAGFTNALTHCLATGENFAMRYRLRRADGVYHWMSSRAEPMRDQAGSIVQWYGLCHDIDDQVRAEEAVRQSERTLRQMIDAVPVRVWSVEPESGSVYFNKRYQDHFRAVIADFDALGEPRIDELLQQLIHPEDAPDVQRTLQNCFESGGGTAMRFRWREKDDVYRWAECRVEPRRDNDGRVVQWYGVSLDIDEEVRALEALRDREHELSQLVDMVPVHIARMAPDGKPTFFSKRTLQSIGVDDVAAWDTPDISRSAAIIGATVHPEDGPRMREILAQALATGEPYTIRYRRRWADGEYRWMEGRAEPLRDQSGAIVQWYAAAIDIDDEVRAQQALRERERELSQLVDIVPSLLWRLNAEGEPTFFNKRLINFLGPDVADAGKPGMNRLSAIIEAAIHPDDAESLAEALRHSFATGERFSKQYRLRRADGVYRWVRGSAEPLRDDSGRIIQWYGLTHDIDDQLRIEEELRERERSLWQIVETLPAMIDCAAPDGEPVYRNPQLRDFLGYKLEELDGTGKTRLDGTLDAGVHPDDVAGVKENYAHSLRTGEPYARRHRLRRFDGEYRWVETRAAPMRNAEGVIVQWNVICLDIDGEVRAEEDLRQAREGLARASQVASLAELSASIAHEVNQPLAAVVANSHACQRWLMAEPPNMERAQRTVERIIRDANSAADVVSRIRALFKQSADRRVHTTLSGVIDEARNLMADEAARRRARMDVEVDGNLPLIAIDRIQIQQVLINLVRNGIEAMETVAGDRVIGMRVRHMGNAVQTEISDRGQGIEFPEKMFEPFFTTKENGMGMGLAICRSIVELHGGRLWAEKNNPHGATLIFTLPIETKAAS, encoded by the coding sequence GAAGCGGCCGGCACAGCTGGAAACCCTGCAGGAGGTTCTCGCATTCGTCGTGTTGGGCGCCGGAATTGCGCCGGTGGTGAGCGCGACGGTCGGAAGTGCGACGCTTGCCTGGTTCGGCATCCAATCGCAATCCTTCGTGACGGCCTGGCCTCTTTGGTGGATCGGTGACGCAACCGGCGTGCTGATCGTCGCGCCGCTGGCGCTCGCCGTCTTCCACAATTGGCGCGGCAAGACCCGGCTCTCGGCCGCGCAATGGGTGGAGGCCGGCGTCCTTGGGCTGATTTTTCTCGGTGTCGCCGCGCTGTCGCTCAGCGGCTATCTTCCCTTCGCCTACATCATCATACCGCCCCTTCTTTGGGCCGCGGTCCGCTTCGAGTTCAAGGGCGCCGCCATATCGCTGGCCCTCCTCGCCCTCATTACAGCCATCTTCACGATAACCGGCGCCGGCCAGTTCGTCGGCGATCCCGAGTCCCAGAAACACAAGCAGATCATGCTGCAGCTCTTTCTGGCCATCTCGGCATTTTCGGCGCTGATCGTTGCCGCCATATCCCGGCAACACCAGCTGGCCGTACTGACCCTGCGCCAAAGCGTCGAGACGCTGCGCGAGCGGGAGCAGGAACTTTCGCAGCTTGTCGACATGGTTCCAAGCCACGTCTGGCGTCTGACGCCTGAGGGCGAACCGACCTTCTTCAACCGACGAATGGTCGATTTCCTCGGTTTCGATGTCGCGGATTCGGACAGGCCCGGCATGAGCCTGTTGGAGGCAGTCATTCATCCCGATGATGCCGCCGGCTTCACCAATGCGCTCACCCATTGCCTCGCCACCGGCGAAAACTTCGCCATGCGGTATCGGCTGCGCCGCGCCGACGGTGTCTATCACTGGATGTCGAGCCGCGCCGAGCCGATGCGGGATCAGGCCGGCAGCATCGTCCAGTGGTATGGCCTTTGCCACGACATCGACGATCAGGTCCGCGCCGAAGAGGCGGTGCGTCAGAGCGAGCGAACGCTGCGCCAGATGATCGATGCTGTGCCGGTTCGCGTCTGGAGCGTGGAGCCGGAGAGCGGATCGGTCTATTTCAACAAACGCTACCAGGACCATTTCCGCGCCGTCATCGCCGATTTCGACGCCCTCGGCGAGCCGCGTATCGACGAGCTACTGCAGCAGCTGATCCATCCCGAAGATGCGCCCGATGTCCAGCGCACGCTGCAGAATTGTTTCGAAAGCGGCGGCGGCACCGCGATGCGGTTTCGCTGGCGCGAAAAGGACGACGTCTACCGCTGGGCGGAGTGCAGAGTGGAACCCCGGCGCGACAACGACGGAAGGGTCGTGCAATGGTACGGCGTGTCTCTCGATATCGACGAGGAGGTGCGCGCGCTCGAGGCATTGCGTGACCGCGAGCACGAGCTCTCGCAGCTCGTGGACATGGTCCCGGTGCACATTGCCCGCATGGCGCCCGACGGCAAACCGACCTTCTTCAGCAAGCGCACCCTGCAATCCATTGGAGTGGACGACGTCGCAGCCTGGGACACGCCTGATATCAGCCGCTCGGCGGCGATCATCGGGGCAACCGTGCATCCAGAAGATGGACCGCGAATGCGGGAGATACTCGCCCAAGCGCTTGCGACCGGTGAGCCCTACACGATACGATATCGCCGGCGTTGGGCGGACGGCGAATATCGCTGGATGGAAGGCCGCGCAGAGCCGTTGCGAGATCAGAGTGGAGCGATCGTGCAATGGTACGCAGCTGCGATCGACATCGATGACGAGGTGCGAGCGCAACAGGCCCTGCGTGAGCGGGAACGGGAGCTGTCACAGCTCGTCGACATCGTTCCGAGCCTTCTCTGGCGCCTGAATGCAGAGGGCGAACCGACCTTCTTCAACAAGCGGCTGATCAATTTTCTCGGCCCCGATGTTGCAGACGCGGGCAAGCCCGGCATGAACCGGCTGTCCGCCATCATCGAAGCCGCCATCCATCCCGACGATGCCGAGAGCCTTGCCGAGGCGCTGAGGCATTCCTTCGCCACCGGCGAGCGCTTCTCGAAACAGTATCGCCTGCGGCGCGCCGATGGCGTCTACCGCTGGGTCAGAGGCAGCGCCGAGCCACTGAGGGATGATAGCGGGCGGATCATTCAATGGTACGGCCTGACACACGACATCGACGATCAGCTGCGGATCGAGGAAGAGTTGCGCGAGAGGGAACGTTCCCTCTGGCAGATCGTCGAAACGCTGCCGGCCATGATCGATTGCGCGGCGCCCGATGGAGAGCCGGTATACCGCAACCCTCAGCTCCGCGACTTCCTCGGATATAAGCTCGAAGAACTCGATGGGACGGGGAAAACCCGGCTGGACGGCACGCTCGACGCCGGCGTTCATCCCGACGACGTGGCCGGGGTCAAAGAGAATTATGCCCATTCATTGCGCACGGGCGAGCCCTATGCGCGCAGGCATCGTCTGCGGCGGTTCGATGGCGAATATCGCTGGGTCGAGACGCGCGCTGCGCCGATGCGCAATGCCGAAGGCGTCATCGTCCAGTGGAATGTCATCTGCCTCGATATCGACGGAGAGGTTCGAGCTGAGGAAGATCTGCGACAGGCGCGAGAGGGGCTTGCCCGGGCGAGCCAGGTGGCGAGCCTTGCCGAGCTTTCGGCCTCCATCGCTCACGAGGTGAACCAGCCGCTCGCCGCTGTCGTCGCCAACTCGCATGCCTGCCAGCGCTGGCTGATGGCCGAACCGCCGAACATGGAGCGGGCGCAGAGGACGGTCGAGCGCATCATCCGCGATGCCAACTCGGCCGCCGATGTCGTCAGCCGCATCCGCGCCCTGTTCAAGCAATCCGCAGACAGGAGGGTGCACACGACGCTCTCCGGCGTCATCGACGAAGCGCGCAACCTCATGGCCGACGAAGCGGCGCGGCGGCGCGCCAGGATGGATGTGGAAGTCGATGGAAACCTTCCGCTCATCGCCATCGATCGTATCCAGATCCAGCAGGTTCTGATCAATCTCGTCCGCAACGGTATCGAGGCGATGGAGACTGTCGCCGGCGACAGGGTGATCGGAATGCGCGTGCGCCATATGGGGAATGCCGTTCAGACCGAGATCAGCGACCGGGGCCAGGGGATCGAGTTTCCCGAGAAGATGTTCGAGCCGTTCTTCACGACCAAGGAAAACGGCATGGGGATGGGTCTGGCGATTTGCCGCTCGATCGTCGAGCTGCACGGCGGACGCTTGTGGGCAGAGAAGAACAATCCGCACGGCGCGACGTTGATCTTCACATTGCCCATTGAAACAAAGGCGGCGTCATGA